In Thalassoglobus sp. JC818, a single window of DNA contains:
- a CDS encoding fatty acid desaturase: protein MPFTHKETVAFSRRSAIGGIAFFLLDAVVLVAALAYALTASHPVGQLLSSLIAGLMISLLFVVGHDAGHQSLTPHRWLNNFLGRLSTLPALHPFSLWILVHNHTHHRWTNLSPRDYVWTPLSLAEYESLSKPNRFLYRLYRSWAGIFVYYFIEFWIKKIMFPSRKEVRGTYKTVYLLDIAFVSICGLSYLAFLVVGGLSGWFHESHSMWNALLFGAVIPFAVWNTMMSLVIYLHHTHPELVWYNDQSEWKRESSQAESAVHVIFPGPINPIFHWIMEHNAHHARPSIPLYHLKEAQQVLEESEEGKIIVFRWSPWAHLDLVKRCKLYDFQAKRWMDFRGNYTSPEPTSAPEPSHRELVAVNESNDSSL from the coding sequence ATGCCGTTCACACACAAAGAGACAGTCGCATTCAGTCGGCGATCCGCTATCGGTGGAATCGCGTTCTTTCTGCTGGACGCAGTCGTGCTCGTCGCTGCACTTGCTTATGCTTTGACGGCTTCACATCCTGTCGGGCAACTTCTCTCGTCCCTGATCGCTGGACTCATGATCTCGCTTCTCTTTGTGGTGGGACACGATGCCGGTCACCAGTCTTTGACGCCCCATCGCTGGCTCAACAATTTTTTGGGAAGGCTGTCGACTCTCCCGGCATTGCACCCTTTCAGCCTGTGGATTCTGGTCCACAACCACACTCATCACCGCTGGACGAATCTCAGCCCACGCGACTACGTGTGGACTCCGTTGTCGCTGGCGGAATATGAATCACTCTCGAAACCGAATCGATTTCTGTATCGGCTTTACCGTAGCTGGGCAGGGATCTTCGTTTATTACTTCATCGAGTTCTGGATCAAGAAGATCATGTTTCCGTCGCGGAAAGAAGTGCGAGGAACATACAAGACCGTTTACCTGCTCGACATCGCTTTTGTTTCGATTTGCGGACTCTCCTATCTGGCGTTCTTAGTCGTCGGCGGTCTGTCGGGATGGTTTCACGAATCACATTCGATGTGGAATGCTCTGCTGTTCGGAGCGGTGATCCCGTTCGCTGTGTGGAATACGATGATGTCGCTGGTCATCTACCTGCATCACACACACCCTGAACTCGTTTGGTACAACGATCAATCAGAATGGAAACGAGAGTCATCGCAAGCAGAGTCGGCTGTGCATGTCATCTTTCCGGGGCCGATCAATCCGATCTTCCACTGGATTATGGAACACAACGCTCATCACGCGCGCCCCTCAATTCCTTTGTATCACCTGAAGGAAGCACAGCAGGTTCTCGAAGAAAGCGAAGAAGGGAAGATCATCGTGTTTCGATGGTCCCCGTGGGCACATCTCGATCTAGTCAAACGCTGCAAGCTGTATGATTTCCAGGCGAAACGATGGATGGATTTCCGAGGCAACTACACGTCGCCCGAACCGACTTCCGCCCCGGAACCCTCTCATCGCGAACTGGTCGCAGTCAACGAATCGAACGACTCATCACTCTGA
- a CDS encoding class I SAM-dependent methyltransferase produces MQKRYQIQFPPQQSHHLGQDEVSFLLTEDGQEKKIRFHDYDEIYLRPGLYEQVFYERLKCTSPERVGKILNDAVGEIGENLTELRVLDLGAGNGIMGEVLKRYGVARLVGADIIPQAKQAAYRDRPDVYDEYYVADFTDLNDEQLRDLDDWSINCLTSVAALGFGDIPCGAFFQALQLVRPGGWVAFNIKESFLDHEDNSGFSRLIRQLIFSKYLNLHHLEKYRHRLSMEGVPLYYFALVAQKKYEIPNDFLISHEIEG; encoded by the coding sequence ATGCAAAAACGATATCAGATTCAATTCCCTCCCCAACAATCTCACCATCTCGGACAGGATGAAGTCTCATTCTTACTCACCGAAGATGGCCAGGAAAAAAAGATTCGCTTCCACGACTACGATGAAATCTACTTGCGGCCGGGTCTCTACGAGCAGGTCTTCTACGAACGCCTCAAGTGTACCTCTCCAGAGCGAGTCGGAAAAATTCTGAACGATGCAGTGGGGGAGATCGGCGAGAATCTCACTGAGTTACGAGTGCTCGATCTCGGTGCTGGCAACGGAATCATGGGAGAAGTTTTGAAGCGTTACGGTGTCGCCCGACTCGTCGGAGCCGACATTATTCCGCAGGCCAAACAGGCAGCTTATCGCGATCGCCCGGATGTCTACGACGAATACTACGTCGCTGACTTTACTGATCTGAATGATGAGCAACTTCGTGATCTCGATGACTGGTCGATCAATTGCCTGACCTCAGTCGCCGCACTTGGATTTGGTGACATTCCGTGCGGAGCGTTCTTTCAGGCATTGCAGCTTGTCCGCCCCGGGGGATGGGTCGCGTTCAACATCAAAGAGTCATTTCTTGATCATGAAGACAACTCCGGGTTTTCTCGATTGATTCGCCAGTTGATCTTCTCCAAGTACCTCAACCTGCATCATCTCGAAAAGTACCGGCACCGACTCTCGATGGAAGGCGTCCCGCTATACTACTTTGCCCTCGTCGCTCAGAAGAAGTACGAGATCCCCAACGACTTCCTCATCTCACACGAGATTGAAGGGTAG
- a CDS encoding HAMP domain-containing sensor histidine kinase produces the protein MRWPIRNQILVPFVLIQIVTIAIVAAFAVWTAIQQVDRELHSRLDGVTSTIESASYPLTPAILEELHRLSTAHLIVLDDEGKIVGTTLKASIQRQQNQISDAQSQNSTAIKTLFGQRYLSRLVTRKAGTQRNRVLILYSESRFQAARSQAILPPILIGIALVLLTTILSMWIASRFSNRIRQLQSQVSRIAHGDFTPVPLSPVDDELRELTESINSMSSALDQSLDQLKDTERSFMLTQLVGGLAHQLRNSLTGARVSIQLHQRRCPQSEDQSIQIALKQLSLTEEQMKALLRVSRGHSSRTVPGQLGELLADAISLVQPLCVHQQIELTSETSNIKCSVPDSDALRGAFLNILINAIEATGPSGSVHVNTSVHQQQIAIEISNTGPPIPPKVVQQMFQAFFTTKPEGAGLGLALAVQAAEDNGGSLEYISGERTTFRFVLPCPTDELASTSPSQG, from the coding sequence ATGCGTTGGCCCATTCGAAATCAGATCCTGGTTCCGTTCGTTCTGATTCAGATTGTGACCATCGCCATCGTCGCTGCCTTCGCCGTCTGGACAGCCATTCAACAAGTTGACCGCGAATTGCATTCACGACTCGATGGAGTCACCTCAACAATCGAGTCAGCAAGCTACCCACTTACTCCAGCGATCCTCGAAGAATTGCACCGCTTGTCGACGGCACACCTCATCGTTCTCGACGACGAGGGAAAGATTGTCGGCACCACCCTTAAGGCATCCATCCAACGACAACAAAATCAGATTTCCGACGCACAATCACAGAATTCCACAGCCATCAAAACACTCTTCGGGCAACGGTATCTCTCTCGTTTGGTGACACGAAAAGCAGGCACGCAACGAAACCGAGTCTTGATCCTTTACTCAGAAAGTCGATTCCAAGCTGCGCGATCGCAGGCGATCCTGCCGCCCATTCTGATTGGTATCGCACTCGTTCTTCTGACAACGATTTTGTCGATGTGGATTGCCAGCCGATTCTCAAATCGAATTCGTCAATTGCAGTCACAGGTGTCACGCATCGCCCACGGAGACTTTACTCCCGTCCCGCTTTCTCCGGTTGATGATGAACTGCGGGAACTGACTGAGTCGATTAACAGCATGTCGTCTGCACTCGACCAGTCGTTGGATCAGCTTAAGGACACCGAGAGATCATTCATGTTGACGCAATTGGTCGGTGGCCTCGCTCATCAGTTGCGAAATTCATTAACTGGTGCGCGTGTCTCGATTCAACTTCATCAACGTCGATGTCCGCAATCCGAAGATCAGTCCATTCAGATCGCTTTAAAACAACTCTCACTGACTGAGGAGCAAATGAAGGCGCTGCTCCGCGTTTCTCGAGGACATTCGAGCCGAACAGTCCCCGGACAACTGGGAGAACTTCTCGCTGACGCTATATCGCTTGTTCAACCACTGTGTGTGCATCAGCAAATTGAACTCACTTCAGAGACAAGTAACATTAAATGTTCGGTTCCAGATTCCGATGCACTTCGCGGTGCGTTTCTGAACATCCTCATTAATGCCATTGAAGCGACTGGGCCGAGCGGATCAGTGCATGTCAACACAAGTGTCCATCAGCAACAGATTGCCATCGAGATTTCCAACACAGGTCCTCCGATTCCGCCCAAGGTAGTGCAACAGATGTTTCAGGCGTTTTTTACCACGAAACCCGAGGGAGCAGGACTCGGTCTGGCGCTTGCGGTTCAAGCTGCCGAAGACAACGGAGGCTCCCTGGAATACATTTCAGGAGAGCGGACGACGTTTCGATTCGTTCTCCCGTGCCCAACTGATGAATTAGCCTCAACCTCTCCATCGCAAGGCTGA
- a CDS encoding sigma-54 dependent transcriptional regulator yields the protein MSRILVVDDEPTICWALQQALSEDGHDVTVSSTAEEALKNFDQLSPDLVMLDVRLPGMDGLSALNHFRENNAETPVIVMTAFGDLETAVQAIHRGAFEYLLKPFDLDQVTQAVSRALTHASTETSVSGDVGDAKETDLLLGSSPAMQAIYRHIALVADQDVPVLITGESGTGKELVAAAVHRYSKRATQPFIPVCIPAFNESVVESELFGHARGAFTGAVDHRVGLLEAAHRGTAFFDEIGDISPPLQVKMLRVLESKIITPVGSNEPRQTDFRLIAATNRNLEAMVAEETFREDLYYRLNVYQIQIPPLRERTEDIPILANKFMREVDPQGRVTLADSAIEELAKRPWHGNVRELRNVIEQAVLATRSGQLTADRIPQASPSIKLSRDAHPLDKLENTVRDWVRHQADSQSDGQITSGLYDAFLERTEPLLFEEVLQLSNGNRQEAARILGIHRQTLRDKMKKHQMD from the coding sequence ATGAGTCGAATACTTGTCGTCGATGACGAACCAACAATCTGCTGGGCTCTTCAACAGGCTCTGTCCGAAGATGGCCACGATGTAACAGTTTCATCGACTGCTGAAGAGGCACTCAAAAACTTCGACCAGTTGTCTCCCGATCTCGTGATGCTCGACGTGCGTCTGCCTGGAATGGATGGCCTCTCCGCGCTCAATCACTTCCGTGAGAACAACGCAGAGACACCTGTGATTGTGATGACGGCATTCGGTGATCTGGAAACCGCTGTCCAGGCAATTCACCGCGGCGCCTTCGAATACTTGCTCAAGCCATTTGACCTCGATCAAGTGACGCAGGCAGTCAGTCGAGCATTGACTCACGCTTCTACTGAGACCTCCGTTTCTGGAGATGTGGGAGACGCAAAGGAAACGGATCTTCTGCTCGGATCATCGCCGGCGATGCAAGCTATTTATCGACACATTGCTCTTGTCGCCGATCAGGATGTCCCGGTTCTTATCACCGGCGAAAGTGGAACAGGAAAAGAACTCGTCGCCGCCGCCGTTCACAGATACAGCAAGCGTGCAACGCAACCCTTCATTCCAGTCTGTATCCCCGCATTCAATGAATCGGTCGTCGAGAGTGAACTGTTCGGGCATGCTCGCGGAGCTTTTACCGGAGCAGTCGATCATCGAGTCGGGCTGCTCGAAGCAGCACATCGAGGCACTGCGTTCTTTGATGAAATCGGTGACATCTCTCCTCCGCTGCAAGTGAAAATGCTGCGAGTCCTGGAGTCCAAGATCATTACACCAGTTGGAAGCAACGAGCCGCGGCAAACGGATTTTCGCCTAATCGCAGCCACGAACCGAAATCTGGAAGCGATGGTGGCTGAGGAAACATTTCGAGAAGATCTCTATTACCGCCTCAATGTCTATCAAATTCAGATTCCGCCACTTCGCGAGCGAACGGAAGACATTCCAATTCTTGCAAACAAGTTTATGAGAGAAGTCGATCCGCAGGGACGCGTCACGCTCGCTGATTCTGCCATTGAAGAATTGGCCAAACGGCCGTGGCACGGGAATGTCCGTGAGCTGAGAAACGTCATCGAGCAAGCCGTTCTCGCCACGCGCTCTGGCCAACTCACCGCGGATCGGATTCCTCAAGCATCGCCGTCAATCAAGCTTTCGCGTGATGCCCATCCACTCGACAAACTTGAGAACACCGTGCGTGACTGGGTCCGTCATCAGGCAGACTCTCAAAGCGACGGTCAAATCACCTCAGGCCTTTACGATGCATTCCTCGAACGGACAGAACCACTCCTGTTCGAGGAGGTTTTGCAGCTCTCGAACGGAAACCGCCAGGAAGCGGCGCGAATCCTCGGGATCCATCGCCAGACGCTTCGCGACAAAATGAAGAAGCATCAAATGGACTGA
- a CDS encoding DUF1559 domain-containing protein, with amino-acid sequence MEYAELLIRKSRQKGFTLIELLVVIAIIAILIALLLPAVQQAREAARRTQCKNHLKQLGLAVHNYMDVNRYLPPGASIDLSVTNTANNGSWGVHGRILPYLEQGNLYNGVDLSTAWDFQAAIDGVKIPVYACPSDPGSDRARDPGGGKVTLYPTNYGFNYGTWFVFDPSNRRKGDGLFAPNASWSFRDAVDGSSNTLLAAEVKAWTPYQRNGGPSQVTVPQNETEVEVAVASGVQFKDTGHTEWPDGRVHHSGVTTTLPPNSRVVYNNGGAEHNEMDYNSWQEGKDGANGNPTYAAITSRSFHTGTVQVVLMDGGARTISENIDLGVWRGLGTRAGGEILGEF; translated from the coding sequence ATGGAGTACGCAGAATTGTTGATTCGGAAATCAAGACAAAAGGGATTTACTCTCATTGAGCTATTGGTCGTGATTGCGATCATCGCGATCCTGATCGCCCTGCTCCTTCCTGCCGTTCAGCAGGCAAGAGAAGCAGCGAGACGAACACAGTGCAAGAACCATCTCAAGCAACTCGGTCTTGCTGTCCACAATTATATGGACGTCAATCGGTACCTTCCCCCGGGAGCGTCCATCGATCTGTCTGTGACCAATACCGCGAACAACGGGTCATGGGGAGTTCATGGACGTATTCTCCCGTATCTTGAGCAGGGGAATCTCTACAACGGCGTCGATTTGTCGACGGCATGGGATTTCCAAGCTGCGATTGATGGCGTCAAAATTCCGGTGTATGCCTGTCCGAGTGATCCGGGTAGCGATCGCGCCCGTGATCCAGGCGGCGGAAAAGTAACGCTCTATCCGACCAACTATGGATTCAATTACGGAACGTGGTTCGTTTTTGATCCCTCGAACAGAAGAAAAGGCGATGGGCTCTTCGCGCCGAATGCGAGTTGGAGTTTTCGAGACGCGGTTGACGGGTCTTCAAACACATTACTCGCGGCAGAAGTGAAAGCGTGGACGCCCTATCAGCGAAATGGGGGACCTTCGCAAGTCACGGTCCCTCAGAATGAGACTGAAGTCGAGGTTGCCGTCGCATCTGGAGTGCAGTTCAAAGACACAGGACATACCGAGTGGCCAGACGGTCGAGTTCATCACTCCGGAGTCACGACGACACTTCCGCCGAATTCACGGGTTGTCTACAACAATGGAGGAGCGGAACACAACGAGATGGACTACAACTCCTGGCAGGAAGGCAAAGATGGCGCGAACGGAAATCCAACGTACGCAGCCATCACTTCTCGCAGCTTTCATACAGGGACCGTGCAAGTTGTGCTCATGGATGGAGGGGCTCGAACAATCAGCGAGAACATCGACCTTGGTGTCTGGAGAGGTTTAGGAACTCGGGCTGGTGGTGAAATCCTTGGTGAATTCTAA
- a CDS encoding sulfatase has product MKLSIRSFILTTLLLSLFYSRSFGNDRPNVLLIITDEHNFRTLGCYRDQMPRWQGEMWGEDAVVPTPHIDRIADEGVICTRAYATSPVCSPCRAAMITGRYPHATGVPANDLVLDRSIPTLADRLNAAGYRTSFIGKWHLGGTGKPEWAPKVDGGFEHKQFMFNRGHWKKFVIEDGIPEVGARKNGKPTYDVDGADETTFSTDFLTDRALEFITDENENKPFLTVISYPDPHGPNTVRPPYDHRFDSLRFKPPRTYDTGLPPPLWLGDPNAAHPPFRGSLMSSYFGMVQCIDDNIGRILDRLKETNQLDNTLIVLTSDHGDLCFEHDRHNKGNPYEGSARVPMIFRLPDRIAAKQVYEQPVGTVDLTPTIMGLLNLAENPDDHGRNLASKISAPAPDASSESEVTFLRNAGQRPQWVAAIDSRYKLIVSVNDDPWLFDAVDDPDELLNFYRRPGTEGVAERLAHALKQYGEDFDDPYFENKKISESLDSILKQ; this is encoded by the coding sequence ATGAAACTTTCGATCCGCAGCTTCATTCTGACGACACTTTTGCTCAGCCTTTTCTATTCTCGCAGCTTCGGGAACGATCGTCCGAATGTCCTGCTGATCATCACCGACGAGCACAACTTTCGAACTCTCGGTTGCTACCGCGACCAGATGCCACGCTGGCAAGGGGAGATGTGGGGTGAAGATGCCGTTGTTCCGACTCCGCACATCGACCGCATCGCAGATGAAGGTGTGATCTGCACACGTGCCTATGCAACCTCACCAGTCTGTTCCCCATGCAGAGCAGCGATGATCACCGGTCGATATCCGCATGCAACCGGTGTCCCCGCCAATGACCTTGTCCTCGATCGCTCAATTCCCACTCTCGCGGATCGACTCAACGCTGCTGGTTACCGAACGTCCTTCATTGGAAAGTGGCATCTTGGGGGAACCGGAAAGCCCGAATGGGCTCCCAAAGTCGATGGTGGATTTGAACACAAACAGTTCATGTTCAATCGCGGACACTGGAAGAAATTTGTGATCGAAGACGGCATTCCGGAAGTCGGAGCCCGAAAGAACGGCAAACCAACTTACGACGTCGATGGTGCAGACGAGACAACATTCTCAACCGACTTCCTCACCGATCGCGCGTTGGAATTCATTACGGACGAAAACGAAAACAAACCGTTTCTGACCGTCATCAGTTACCCCGATCCACACGGCCCCAACACAGTGCGGCCTCCATACGATCACCGGTTTGACAGCCTCCGCTTCAAGCCGCCACGAACTTACGATACCGGACTCCCTCCGCCACTTTGGTTAGGAGATCCGAACGCTGCACATCCTCCGTTTCGTGGCTCTCTAATGTCGTCATACTTCGGAATGGTGCAGTGCATCGATGACAACATTGGACGCATTCTCGATCGACTCAAGGAAACGAACCAACTCGATAACACCTTGATCGTCCTGACGAGTGATCATGGCGACCTGTGCTTCGAACACGATCGACACAACAAAGGGAATCCTTACGAAGGTTCAGCACGCGTCCCAATGATTTTCCGGCTCCCTGATCGAATTGCAGCAAAGCAGGTTTACGAACAACCAGTCGGCACGGTTGACCTGACACCGACCATCATGGGACTTTTGAACCTCGCAGAAAATCCGGACGACCACGGCCGGAATCTTGCGTCAAAAATCTCTGCACCAGCGCCGGATGCCTCAAGCGAAAGCGAAGTCACCTTCTTGCGGAATGCCGGTCAACGCCCTCAATGGGTCGCAGCGATTGACAGCCGATACAAGCTGATTGTCTCCGTGAACGACGACCCGTGGCTCTTCGACGCAGTGGACGATCCGGATGAACTCCTCAACTTCTATCGTCGCCCTGGCACCGAAGGAGTCGCTGAACGACTGGCGCACGCATTGAAGCAATACGGAGAAGACTTTGACGATCCGTATTTCGAAAACAAGAAAATTTCCGAGTCGCTCGATTCAATTTTGAAGCAATAA
- a CDS encoding aldehyde dehydrogenase family protein: MEFYLAGQWQDRDDRIEVLNPAKGEVIDTVPKASADDIETALVTAVEGAPEMAKLSGYRRFEILRRTADLMVENREDLARTLSQEEGKTIHEARTEVDRARQTIELSGEEAKRLTGEVLPLDGGEGVSGKLGFTLRVPCGVVAAITPFNFPLNLVCHKVGPALAGGNSVILKPASDTPLVALKFVKLLLEAGLPAKGISTLTGSGGTIGSKLCSDNRVRKISFTGSQEVGEKICHAAGIKKVTMELGSNSPLIVLPDADLDKVVNAVVASGYANAGQVCISAQRLIVDERMHDELMQRLIPKVQSIVAGDPLQEETQMGPMVRESDAVRVEEWIQEAVSQGAKLACGGERNGAFVSPALILESKPDMKIVNDELFGPGVAVSRARDIDDAIRMANDTRYGLSAGIFTQDIDSAVRFAKEVQSGNIHINWGPMWRTDSMPYGGLKDSGLGKEGPKYAIEEMTESKTVVIHS; encoded by the coding sequence ATGGAATTTTACCTCGCCGGTCAGTGGCAGGATCGAGATGATCGCATTGAAGTCCTCAACCCCGCCAAGGGAGAAGTCATCGACACAGTTCCCAAGGCGAGCGCCGACGACATCGAGACCGCTCTGGTCACTGCCGTCGAGGGCGCTCCTGAGATGGCCAAGCTGTCAGGCTATCGACGATTTGAAATTCTCCGCCGAACTGCGGATTTGATGGTCGAGAACCGCGAAGACCTCGCGCGGACGCTCAGCCAGGAAGAGGGCAAAACAATTCATGAGGCCAGAACCGAGGTCGACCGGGCACGTCAGACAATCGAACTCAGCGGGGAAGAAGCCAAACGCCTGACGGGTGAAGTGCTCCCTCTCGATGGAGGAGAAGGTGTTTCGGGCAAACTCGGATTTACGCTGCGTGTGCCATGCGGAGTCGTTGCAGCAATCACCCCCTTCAACTTCCCTCTCAATCTCGTTTGCCACAAAGTTGGACCGGCTCTTGCCGGGGGCAATTCGGTGATCTTAAAACCGGCGAGTGATACTCCGCTTGTCGCTCTAAAGTTCGTCAAGCTGCTCCTCGAAGCGGGTCTTCCGGCCAAGGGTATCTCGACGCTTACTGGATCGGGCGGCACGATTGGCTCCAAGCTTTGTAGCGACAACCGAGTCCGAAAGATCAGCTTCACTGGAAGCCAGGAAGTCGGTGAAAAAATCTGTCATGCTGCAGGAATCAAAAAAGTGACGATGGAACTGGGATCAAACAGTCCCTTAATCGTTCTTCCCGATGCTGATTTAGATAAGGTCGTCAATGCCGTTGTTGCCAGCGGTTATGCAAACGCTGGTCAGGTTTGTATCTCCGCCCAACGTTTAATTGTTGATGAGCGCATGCACGACGAGTTAATGCAGCGGCTCATCCCGAAAGTTCAAAGCATTGTCGCAGGTGATCCACTTCAGGAAGAGACCCAAATGGGTCCGATGGTCCGCGAGAGCGATGCTGTGCGAGTGGAAGAATGGATTCAGGAAGCCGTTTCGCAGGGTGCTAAACTGGCTTGTGGAGGCGAAAGAAACGGAGCCTTCGTCAGTCCCGCGTTGATCCTCGAATCGAAGCCGGACATGAAAATCGTCAACGACGAACTCTTTGGCCCTGGGGTCGCGGTTTCTCGTGCTCGTGATATTGATGACGCCATCCGCATGGCGAACGACACGCGTTACGGACTCAGCGCTGGCATCTTTACTCAAGATATTGACTCAGCCGTCCGGTTCGCAAAAGAAGTCCAAAGCGGCAACATCCACATCAACTGGGGCCCAATGTGGCGAACAGACTCAATGCCTTACGGTGGACTCAAAGACAGCGGACTGGGTAAAGAAGGCCCGAAATATGCGATTGAAGAAATGACCGAATCGAAGACCGTTGTGATTCACTCTTGA